A stretch of the Halorussus vallis genome encodes the following:
- the radA gene encoding DNA repair and recombination protein RadA yields MAATEKLDVLPGVGPATEEKLREAGYDSYASLAVASPGELSNTADVGESTAADIVQAARKEADVGKFETGTEVLRRRGEIGKLSWGVPEVDDLLGGGVETQSITEVYGEFGAGKSQVTHQLAVNVQLPREHGGAEGSAIFVDSEDTFRPERIDDMVRGLPEEVKHDAMALHQVRDEDELLESVLENIHVAKAFNSNHQMLLAEKADELVKEQADSEWPVRLVCVDSLTAHFRAEYVGRGKLAERQQKLNKHLHDLVRVGSLHNVAVLVTNQVQSNPDAFFGDPTKPIGGNILGHTSTFRMYLRKSKGTMRIVRLVDSPNLADGEAVMRVEDGGLKPE; encoded by the coding sequence ATGGCAGCAACAGAGAAACTCGACGTGCTCCCAGGAGTCGGACCCGCCACCGAAGAGAAACTCAGAGAAGCCGGCTACGACTCGTACGCCTCGCTCGCGGTCGCCAGCCCCGGCGAACTCTCCAACACCGCCGACGTCGGCGAATCGACCGCCGCCGACATCGTCCAGGCCGCCCGCAAGGAGGCCGACGTCGGGAAGTTCGAGACCGGCACGGAGGTCCTCCGGCGCCGCGGCGAAATCGGCAAACTCAGCTGGGGCGTCCCCGAGGTCGACGACCTCCTGGGGGGTGGCGTCGAAACCCAGTCGATCACCGAGGTGTACGGCGAGTTCGGTGCCGGCAAGTCCCAGGTCACCCACCAGCTCGCGGTCAACGTCCAGCTTCCCCGCGAACACGGCGGGGCGGAGGGAAGCGCCATCTTCGTCGACAGCGAGGACACCTTCCGGCCCGAGCGCATCGACGACATGGTCCGCGGCCTCCCCGAGGAGGTCAAGCACGACGCGATGGCCCTCCACCAGGTCCGAGACGAGGACGAACTGCTGGAATCGGTCTTGGAGAACATCCACGTCGCGAAGGCGTTCAACTCCAACCACCAGATGCTGCTGGCGGAGAAGGCCGACGAACTCGTCAAGGAGCAAGCCGACTCGGAGTGGCCGGTTCGGCTGGTCTGCGTCGACTCGCTCACCGCCCACTTCCGGGCCGAGTACGTCGGCCGCGGGAAACTCGCCGAGCGCCAGCAGAAGCTCAACAAGCACCTCCACGACCTGGTGCGAGTCGGGAGCCTCCACAACGTCGCGGTGCTGGTGACCAACCAGGTCCAGTCGAACCCCGACGCGTTCTTCGGCGACCCGACCAAGCCCATCGGCGGTAACATCCTTGGACACACCTCGACGTTCCGGATGTACCTCCGGAAGTCCAAGGGGACCATGCGCATCGTCCGACTGGTCGACTCGCCGAACCTCGCCGACGGCGAAGCGGTCATGCGTGTCGAGGACGGCGGCCTGAAGCCCGAGTGA
- the ggt gene encoding gamma-glutamyltransferase: MTDPDLDRFTSRRSTVHAPNGLVATSQPLAAEAGVQIMREGGNAFDAAVATAAALNVVEPTSTGLGGDVFALYRTADGEVGAMRSCGGAPADATVENVRRALREADDVSAYYPESRGYATDDVEDAGMPFLGPHAVTVPGTARGWEATVRELGRLTLADALAPAIEYATEGYPVSEVIASHWTGAEDLFSEAHAREAYLKDGRAPRVGERMRLPQLGETMRTVAEEGADVVYEGDIAEQIAGEVQRHGGFMTVDDLADFEPEFVDPVSTTYNGAEIYELPPNNQGLVALEALNIAEELGAGDHPLDSSERIHYFAEATKRAFHDGHRYITDPEYEEIPPLSSKQYARERAAEVGETASDVSFGVPDANAEDADTVLLTAADAEGNVVSYINSRFAGFGSGLVAGDTGIALQNRGASFSLDPDHPNSLEPGKRPFHTLIPAVAKFAEDDWAAFGVMGGYMQPQGHVQVISNLVDYDMPLQAALDHPRWRYREDGTLAVEGRVDGAVQSKLARMGHDVRVLPPVMFGGAQVTRLDEREDVISGATEPRKDGTAAGF, encoded by the coding sequence ATGACCGACCCGGACCTCGACAGATTCACCTCCCGACGCTCGACCGTCCACGCCCCGAACGGACTGGTCGCCACGAGCCAACCGCTCGCCGCCGAGGCGGGCGTCCAAATCATGCGCGAGGGCGGCAACGCCTTCGACGCCGCCGTTGCCACCGCCGCGGCGCTCAACGTCGTCGAACCAACGAGCACGGGCTTGGGCGGCGACGTGTTCGCGCTCTACCGGACCGCCGACGGAGAGGTCGGCGCGATGCGTTCCTGCGGGGGCGCGCCCGCCGACGCGACCGTCGAGAACGTCCGGCGGGCGCTCCGGGAGGCAGACGACGTCTCGGCGTACTACCCCGAGTCGCGGGGGTACGCGACCGACGACGTCGAGGACGCCGGGATGCCGTTCCTCGGCCCGCACGCCGTGACGGTGCCCGGAACCGCCCGCGGGTGGGAGGCCACGGTGCGGGAACTCGGCCGACTGACGCTCGCCGACGCGCTCGCACCCGCCATCGAGTACGCCACGGAGGGGTATCCCGTCTCGGAGGTCATCGCCTCCCACTGGACCGGCGCCGAGGACCTCTTCTCCGAGGCGCACGCCCGCGAGGCCTACCTCAAGGACGGTCGCGCGCCCCGCGTCGGCGAGCGGATGCGCCTGCCGCAACTCGGCGAGACGATGCGGACCGTCGCCGAGGAGGGCGCCGACGTCGTCTACGAGGGCGACATCGCCGAGCAGATAGCCGGAGAGGTCCAGCGCCACGGCGGGTTCATGACCGTCGACGACCTCGCCGACTTCGAACCCGAGTTCGTGGACCCTGTCTCGACCACCTACAACGGCGCGGAGATATACGAACTCCCGCCGAACAACCAGGGACTGGTCGCCCTGGAGGCGCTCAACATCGCCGAGGAACTCGGCGCGGGCGACCACCCGCTCGACTCGTCCGAGCGCATCCACTACTTCGCGGAGGCGACCAAGCGGGCGTTCCACGACGGGCACCGCTACATCACCGACCCCGAGTACGAGGAGATTCCGCCGCTGTCCTCGAAGCAGTACGCGCGCGAGCGGGCCGCGGAAGTCGGCGAGACCGCCTCCGACGTCTCGTTCGGCGTGCCGGATGCCAACGCCGAGGACGCAGACACCGTCCTGCTGACCGCGGCCGACGCCGAGGGCAACGTCGTCTCCTACATCAACTCCCGATTCGCGGGCTTCGGGTCGGGGCTGGTCGCCGGCGACACCGGCATCGCCCTGCAGAACCGCGGGGCGTCGTTCTCGCTCGACCCCGACCACCCCAACAGCCTCGAACCCGGCAAGCGCCCGTTCCACACCCTGATTCCCGCCGTGGCGAAGTTCGCCGAGGACGACTGGGCGGCCTTCGGCGTGATGGGCGGCTACATGCAACCGCAGGGTCACGTGCAGGTGATATCGAATCTCGTCGACTACGATATGCCGCTGCAGGCCGCGCTCGACCACCCGCGCTGGCGCTACCGCGAAGACGGTACGCTGGCCGTCGAGGGCCGGGTCGACGGCGCGGTACAGTCGAAGCTCGCCCGGATGGGCCACGACGTCCGCGTCCTCCCGCCGGTGATGTTCGGCGGCGCGCAGGTGACGCGACTCGACGAGCGCGAGGACGTCATCTCGGGCGCGACCGAACCCCGGAAGGACGGCACCGCCGCGGGGTTCTGA
- a CDS encoding DUF7344 domain-containing protein: MAEDSVADANATRDETSLRVDETFSLLSDRYRRHVLACLDGQPEPVPLERLTDEVAGREFQQPPDQVSMLKRTEIATTLHHNHLPKLEAAGTLTYDSEEGKVTEITIEDPLRRFLDQVRRDEG, encoded by the coding sequence ATGGCCGAGGACTCGGTCGCGGACGCGAACGCGACCCGCGACGAAACGAGTCTCAGAGTCGACGAAACCTTCTCGCTTTTGAGCGACCGTTACAGGCGCCACGTTCTCGCCTGCCTCGACGGTCAGCCGGAACCGGTCCCGCTCGAACGCCTCACCGACGAGGTGGCCGGCCGGGAGTTCCAACAGCCTCCGGACCAGGTGTCGATGCTGAAGCGGACCGAGATCGCGACCACGCTCCACCACAACCACCTGCCAAAACTCGAGGCGGCCGGGACGCTCACCTACGACTCCGAGGAGGGGAAGGTGACCGAAATCACCATCGAGGACCCGCTCCGTCGGTTCCTCGACCAGGTGCGTCGCGACGAGGGGTGA
- the sufB gene encoding Fe-S cluster assembly protein SufB, with product MSTDEELQETDTEERFAFKKEESAALKSDKGLTEEVVRLISEDKGEPEWMLQRRLRALEHYQNMPLPTDWPGQPDLTQLDVEEIVPYIRPDVDKREGADSWDDLPEEIQDTFEKLGIPEAERKALSGVGAQYESEVVYQNMQEQWEEKGVVFCNMDEAVQEHEDLVKEHFMTSCVPPSDNKFAALHGAVWSGGSFVYVPEDVTVEMPVQAYFRMNSEGMGQFEHTLIIAEEGSEVHYIEGCSAPKYGSHNLHSGGVEVFVREDAHVQYSTVQNWSKNTFNLNTKRALVDSGGRMEWVSGSMGSKATMLYPCSILKGRGASANHISIAFAGEGQDIDTGAKVYHNAPRTNSTIESKSISKDGGRTNYRGLVHIAEGAEHSSTSVECDALMFDNESTSDTMPYMEIDESRVDVAHEATVGKIGDEDVFYLQSRGLDDDDAKQMIVSGFIEPITEELPIEYAVELNRLIELEMEGSLG from the coding sequence ATGAGTACCGACGAAGAACTCCAAGAAACCGACACCGAGGAGCGTTTCGCGTTCAAGAAGGAGGAGAGCGCGGCGCTGAAATCGGACAAGGGCCTCACCGAGGAAGTGGTGCGGCTCATCAGCGAGGACAAAGGCGAACCGGAATGGATGCTCCAGCGGCGCCTCCGCGCGCTCGAGCACTACCAGAACATGCCGCTGCCGACCGACTGGCCGGGCCAACCCGACCTCACCCAGTTGGACGTCGAGGAGATCGTCCCGTACATCCGGCCCGACGTCGACAAGCGCGAGGGCGCCGATAGCTGGGACGACCTCCCCGAGGAGATTCAGGACACCTTCGAGAAACTCGGCATCCCCGAGGCAGAGCGGAAAGCGCTGTCGGGCGTGGGCGCCCAGTACGAGTCCGAAGTCGTCTACCAGAACATGCAGGAGCAGTGGGAGGAGAAGGGCGTCGTGTTCTGTAACATGGACGAAGCGGTGCAGGAACACGAGGACCTGGTGAAAGAGCACTTCATGACCTCCTGCGTCCCGCCGAGCGACAACAAGTTCGCCGCGCTCCACGGTGCAGTGTGGTCCGGCGGCTCGTTCGTCTACGTCCCCGAGGACGTCACGGTCGAGATGCCCGTCCAGGCGTACTTCCGGATGAACTCGGAAGGGATGGGCCAGTTCGAACACACCCTCATCATCGCCGAGGAAGGTTCGGAGGTCCACTACATCGAGGGCTGTTCCGCGCCCAAGTACGGCAGCCACAACCTCCACAGCGGCGGTGTGGAAGTGTTCGTCAGGGAGGACGCTCACGTCCAGTACTCGACGGTGCAGAACTGGTCGAAGAACACGTTCAACCTCAACACCAAGCGCGCCTTGGTCGACTCGGGCGGCCGCATGGAGTGGGTTTCGGGCTCGATGGGCTCGAAGGCCACCATGCTGTATCCGTGTTCCATCCTCAAAGGTCGCGGCGCATCTGCGAACCACATCAGCATCGCGTTCGCGGGCGAGGGTCAAGACATCGACACCGGCGCAAAGGTCTACCACAACGCGCCCCGCACCAACTCCACCATCGAGTCCAAGAGCATCTCGAAGGACGGCGGCCGCACCAACTACCGCGGCCTCGTCCACATCGCCGAGGGCGCAGAACACTCTAGCACGAGCGTCGAGTGCGACGCGCTGATGTTCGACAACGAGTCGACGTCCGATACCATGCCGTACATGGAGATCGACGAGAGCCGCGTCGACGTCGCCCACGAGGCCACCGTCGGCAAGATCGGCGACGAGGACGTCTTCTACCTCCAGAGTCGCGGACTTGACGACGACGACGCCAAGCAGATGATCGTCTCCGGGTTCATCGAACCCATCACCGAAGAGCTACCCATCGAGTACGCCGTCGAACTCAACCGACTCATCGAACTCGAAATGGAAGGCAGTCTCGGATAG
- a CDS encoding Sec-independent protein translocase subunit TatA/TatB, producing MALEMIPLFGPVPGGMEMMVILLIAVLLFGANKIPKLARSTGEAMGEFKKGRQEVEEELSEMTESDVAATDSNVDANVDTDA from the coding sequence ATGGCGCTCGAAATGATTCCACTGTTCGGACCCGTGCCCGGCGGGATGGAGATGATGGTTATACTCCTCATCGCCGTCCTGCTGTTCGGCGCGAACAAGATCCCGAAGCTCGCACGCTCGACCGGCGAGGCGATGGGCGAGTTCAAGAAAGGACGACAAGAGGTCGAAGAGGAGCTTAGCGAGATGACCGAGAGCGACGTGGCCGCGACCGACTCCAACGTCGACGCGAACGTCGACACCGACGCGTAA
- a CDS encoding cbb3-type cytochrome c oxidase subunit I: MYVLTVLTAVLCVGLLGAGVLRFGGRLPSVDGIIDQYVGLPDELRNKPPGLTRWLTTVDHKDIGVLYVVFGTTAGLWGATDAIMLRTELLTPEANVVSVGMYNALFTMHGLTMLFLFATPVLFGLGNYFLPPLVGADDMAFPRINAIAFWLLPPALLLIRFGLISDLVGIEVLQPPETGWTMYVPMTAELQNRQIDVMLLGLHLSGISTTMGAINFIATIFTEREISWPELDIFSWTMLTTSGLVLFAFPLLGSALVMLLLDRNFGTTFFATQGGGPLLWQHLFWFFGHPEVYILVLPPMGLISLILPRFSGRKLFGFKFVVYSTLAIGVLSFGVWAHHMFTTGIDPRIRASFMAVSIAIAVPSAVKTFNWITTMYNGSIRLTTPMLFCVGAIANFIVGGVTGVFLASIPVDILLHDTYYVVGHFHLILVGMILFAMFAANYYWYPLITGRMYNRRAAKAHFWLTFAFTVPTFVLMLMLGMEGLPRRVAAFPEQFALLQQAATVGAYGIAAAQLLWVWNMVHSYREGEKLTDPDPWNLKETGFYSREWRWFEERFERERERVRGRSRTGPTTSTTGEDD, from the coding sequence ATGTACGTGTTAACTGTCCTCACGGCGGTCCTCTGCGTTGGCCTGCTCGGTGCCGGCGTCCTGCGGTTCGGCGGCCGACTCCCCTCCGTCGACGGTATCATCGACCAGTACGTCGGCCTCCCCGACGAACTGCGGAACAAGCCGCCCGGCCTCACGCGGTGGCTCACGACCGTCGACCATAAGGACATCGGCGTCCTCTACGTCGTCTTCGGGACGACCGCGGGCCTGTGGGGCGCCACCGACGCCATCATGCTCCGGACGGAACTGCTCACCCCTGAGGCCAACGTCGTCAGCGTCGGGATGTACAACGCCCTGTTCACAATGCACGGGCTGACGATGCTGTTCCTGTTCGCCACGCCCGTCCTCTTCGGCCTCGGGAATTACTTCCTGCCGCCGCTGGTCGGCGCCGACGACATGGCGTTTCCGCGCATCAACGCCATCGCGTTCTGGCTGTTGCCGCCCGCGCTGTTGCTGATTCGGTTCGGCCTCATCTCCGACCTGGTGGGCATCGAGGTCCTCCAACCCCCCGAGACGGGGTGGACGATGTACGTCCCGATGACCGCCGAACTCCAGAACCGCCAGATAGACGTGATGCTGCTCGGCCTCCACCTCTCGGGCATCAGCACGACGATGGGCGCGATCAACTTCATCGCCACCATCTTCACCGAACGCGAGATATCGTGGCCCGAACTCGACATCTTCTCGTGGACGATGCTGACCACCTCGGGGCTGGTGCTGTTCGCGTTTCCCCTGCTCGGCAGTGCGCTCGTGATGCTCCTGCTCGACCGTAACTTCGGCACCACCTTCTTCGCGACCCAGGGCGGCGGCCCCCTGCTCTGGCAGCACCTCTTCTGGTTCTTCGGCCACCCCGAGGTCTACATCCTCGTCTTACCCCCGATGGGACTCATCAGCCTCATCCTGCCGCGGTTCTCCGGCCGGAAGCTGTTCGGGTTCAAGTTCGTCGTCTACTCGACGCTGGCCATCGGCGTCCTCTCTTTCGGCGTCTGGGCCCACCACATGTTCACCACGGGCATCGACCCGCGAATTCGCGCCAGTTTCATGGCCGTCTCCATCGCCATCGCGGTGCCGAGTGCGGTCAAGACGTTCAACTGGATCACGACGATGTACAACGGCAGCATCCGGCTCACGACGCCGATGCTGTTCTGCGTCGGCGCCATCGCGAACTTCATCGTCGGCGGCGTGACCGGCGTGTTCCTCGCGTCCATCCCCGTCGACATCCTGCTCCACGACACCTACTACGTCGTCGGCCACTTCCACCTCATCCTCGTCGGGATGATACTGTTCGCGATGTTCGCGGCTAACTACTACTGGTACCCGCTCATCACCGGCCGGATGTACAACCGGCGCGCGGCGAAGGCCCACTTCTGGCTCACGTTCGCGTTCACCGTCCCCACGTTCGTTCTGATGCTCATGCTGGGGATGGAGGGTCTGCCGCGCCGGGTCGCCGCCTTCCCCGAACAGTTCGCGCTCCTCCAGCAGGCCGCCACCGTGGGCGCCTACGGCATCGCGGCCGCCCAGTTGCTGTGGGTGTGGAACATGGTCCACTCCTACCGCGAGGGCGAGAAACTCACCGACCCCGACCCGTGGAACCTCAAGGAGACCGGCTTCTATTCGCGGGAGTGGCGGTGGTTCGAGGAGCGGTTCGAACGCGAACGCGAGCGCGTCCGGGGCCGTTCGCGCACGGGCCCGACCACGAGCACGACCGGCGAGGACGACTGA
- a CDS encoding DUF6789 family protein: MHRALRAIAGGVAGTAVLSLGLILTDVETGYRIGIFGAIADFVGTPQRLALGFALFVLAGVFAWPLVFLAVEPRIPGDRDPAMTGMAFAVLLWVAFVVAGSAGITGPLLIPYYAFTLVAHLAYGYILGAVYDQLADADVAAEPNPSARV, from the coding sequence ATGCACAGGGCGTTGCGCGCGATAGCCGGCGGCGTGGCCGGGACCGCGGTGCTGTCGCTCGGACTGATACTGACCGACGTGGAGACGGGCTACCGAATCGGCATCTTCGGCGCCATCGCCGACTTCGTGGGAACGCCCCAGCGCCTCGCGCTGGGGTTCGCCCTCTTCGTACTCGCCGGCGTGTTCGCCTGGCCGCTCGTCTTCCTCGCGGTCGAACCCCGGATTCCGGGCGACCGCGACCCCGCGATGACCGGGATGGCGTTCGCGGTCCTGCTGTGGGTCGCGTTCGTCGTCGCCGGGTCGGCGGGCATCACGGGCCCGCTACTCATCCCCTACTACGCGTTCACGCTCGTCGCCCACCTCGCGTACGGCTACATCCTCGGCGCCGTCTACGACCAGTTGGCCGACGCCGACGTCGCCGCCGAACCGAATCCGAGCGCGAGGGTGTAG